A stretch of the Lineus longissimus chromosome 12, tnLinLong1.2, whole genome shotgun sequence genome encodes the following:
- the LOC135497203 gene encoding 3'-5' ssDNA/RNA exonuclease TatD-like: MDLLLKMGLAARKIYLHCFTGSQVIFERWHECGPNVYFGVSSLICRNQELQKVATEIPADRLVLESDAPYLPSYGTTPWASLELVLAKLTVLLKKPEPLILQQSILNTRRLYRI, encoded by the coding sequence ATGGACTTGCTCCTCAAGATGGGCTTGGCAGCGAGGAAGATCTACCTCCACTGCTTCACGGGGTCCCAGGTCATATTTGAACGTTGGCATGAGTGTGGCCCCAATGTGTATTTTGGAGTGTCATCTTTAATATGCAGAAACCAGGAGCTCCAAAAAGTGGCCACAGAAATTCCTGCAGACCGCCTCGTCCTTGAGTCGGACGCTCCATACCTGCCTTCCTATGGAACCACCCCTTGGGCATCTTTGGAGTTGGTGCTGGCAAAGTTAACGGTGTTACTCAAGAAACCGGAGCCCCTCATTCTGCAGCAGTCCATTCTGAACACCCGCCGGCTTTACCGGATCTAA